TCGGTATAGCTTACCAATTTTTGTCCGGTAGACAAAGAGTACGCATCTGAAACTCTTGCATACAAAAGACGCAGAAAGTCATACAGCTCGGTAACTGTACCCACGGTAGAACGTGGATTTTTATTGGTCGTTTTCTGCTCAATAGCAATCACCGGAGAAAGTCCTTCAATTTTATCTACATCAGGACGCTCCAGTCCGCCTAAAAACTGACGTGCATAGGCAGAGAATGTTTCAATATAACGGCGCTGGCCTTCTGCAAAAATAGTATCAAAAGCCAATGACGATTTTCCACTTCCGGAAAGGCCTGTAATAACGACCAATTCGTTGCGCGGAATTTTAACATTAATATTTTTAAGGTTGTGTTCACGTGCTCCGTAAACTTCTATATATTCTGTTGATTTGCTCATAATCCGGAATGATTTTGCCTGAAAATCACAATGTGCAAAAATACGGAATTTTATGCAATTTTTTTGAATTTAAAAGGCATAAAAGTTTTATAAAAAAAACCTAATGTATGTTGGGAATGAATATTTTTTTATTCCCTATTGAAATTAACAGGATTGAATTTTTCCGAAAATGATTTGATATTTCCGGGTAATTATGTTTTGGTTAAAACCGATGGGAAATCTTATGTAATAAAAAAACGGGCTAAAGCCCGTTTCTATTGATATAATTCAACATTATATTAAAAATGCCGTATCTGCTACGGCATTTATATTTTAAATGAATGGTGTGTTCCCCAAAGATTTACATATCCTGGAAATCAACATCTTCATTATTTATTCTTACAATATATTCTATTCCGTCAATGGCTTTGGCAATGATCTGGTTTCTGATAATGTTGGCCATATTCTCCCAATAGGCTCTTCCATAGAAAGAATAGTTCTGCGGAATAATCTCTACCTCTACTGTTCTTACAAAACCTTCTTTAGGCTTGTTGCTGATCATTGTTCCTCTTCTTACTCTTACTTCTCTTACCTCATCTTTCAGAATCATGCGGCAATAGTTTTTAACGTCTTCCAAAGAAATGATTTTATCTCTGGTTGTCAGTGCGTATTTGTAAGCCTGAATACTGTCTGTTCCCTTCTGTTCTTCAGCTCCTCCCAATGTCTCGGTAAGCAGTACAACAGTTTGCGATTTTAATTGGTTGGAAAGTTCAGTTCCCGGACGCATATGATTGGCAAGCGTACAGTGCGTTATCCAAAAAGCAGCATAGGTATGGTCTGTTTTTTCTACAGGTTCCATGATCACATAATTCAGTTCCTGTCTGATATTCCTTTTGGCGTTGTTCACTTTCTGAACCATGGTTTTCATTTTGTCAGACATTTCGCTGAGAACTCCTTTTACATTATCTCTGTTCAAAAGGGAAAATGCGGCAATTTCATCTCTTGTCAATTCCAGAACATTGGCAATCATATCCACAGCATTTCTGCTTGTGAAACGTTCCATGCCTCCTTTTCTTACGGTGTACAATCCTTTTTTAAGATCATCAGCCGGAGTAAAAGGAATTTCGGTATACTTTCTTCCGTCACCATCCTGCACCTCATCTACATAAAGAAAATGTTCCCCCTCATCGGTTACCAAAGGAATATTATTTCCCATGATATCAAGGCTGTATTCTGTTTTTTTCCAACCTCTGTTGTATACGGGAAAAGCATTCAGAACAAAGGAAAAATTGTCAAGTATTTCTGCCGAAAATTGTGGTGGAAACTCGAAGGTAAGCCACAGGTAGCTTTTATTATCCAGGAATTTAGTAATTTCTTCTTTTCCTGCAAGAAAATCAAGATTCTGAGGAAGCTGCCCCGGTTCTGAAAAAAGACTTTGAGAAATTCCTGTTACCTCGATAAATTTATGACGATAGATACTTTTAATATCTTCAATCACTTTATTTCGGATGGATTGCTCTTTGAACATCTGTTCGTAGCCATCATTCTGACTTTCTGTAAGATAACTCAGTCCTTCTCTCACAAATAAAGGATTACCATTGCTTGACACCGTGATATACGGCAATAATTTATAAACAAAATCAAGGTGTTCAAAAGCAGGATTGGAGCAGAAAATGCTCAGATACTTTGGAAAGTTTTCACTTACATATTTGCTTACATCTACTCCTATTGTGATTTTTCTATAATCTTCAGGCCTTCCCTGAAATCTTGCAATAGGAATTTTATTGAATCTGTCATCAATACTGTAGCAGGTATTTCCTACAAACATGATGGATGTGTGAACTTTATTAATTCTTACATTTCCTACCGGAGTAAAAGGAATATTCAGCTGTTTATCTGATTCTGATTTTACCGTAGAAGTCATCTGCTTACGGAAGAAAAACTCAGTGTGTTCCAATAAAACTTCGGAAGACTCATAAGGTTGTGTAAAAGCCACGGAATGAGCCGGAATAGGATGGGTATAAATAGACGGGGTAAGAAGTTTTGCCAGTTTTTCCAATATACGGGCATTTACCGTCTGTATTTCATTATTCGCTTTGAAAACTTCTGTACTGAATGCATCTATCAACAGTTTTACAAAAGGATCTAAAGACTGCGGACTTCTCAATCCCCATACTTTAGTGGCATTCTGCAGCATTCTTGCTTTTACAGATTCTTTGGAATAAATATTCTGATCTAAATTCATAATTTTCTTTCGCTGTTAAAAATATTAATCAATAGACATTGGACTTAGAAACAACTCTGTTGAAAAACTGAAACGTTCCCCTGATTCTTCCATTTTTGCATTGATGGCAATTCTTACTTTCTTTTTAATTTCGGTGTGTTCTTTAGTATCGTAGCTGTGCTCTACAAATTGTATATGAGCATCAATCTGCGGGTTGACGATTCTGGGTTCATATTCCTGAATCTGTCTCCTTAAACTTTTGATAAAAACGCTTTCCCAGATGGCACTTGTAACTCCATTATCGAATTCAAGGTTCCAAACATCGTTTCCATAGTTTTCATCATATCTGTTCTCCCCTTTTTTGGTGGTGATCAGCAGCATAATATTGTGGGCAATACTTTCCCCCATATCGCAGGTATCGATACTTCCGCCTTCGGTCATTAAAGTAGACGGTACGAAAGGCATTCTGTAATTTGGTGTATCCATAACTTATTGTTTTTACTTCATGGTCCTGTTTTAAAAACGAACTACCAAAATACACATTTTCGACAAATAATGATGACAATACTTTAAAATATTATTCAAAAAAAGAGCCTTCAAACTGAATTGAAAGCCTTGTAATCTTTTATATTTTTATTTTACTTTAAGCATTCGCTTTTTTCCGGTTGATAAAATAGTACACCGGAAGTCCCAGCAGCACCAAAATAAAACCAGGCCATGTATATTGTTGTTTATAGATTAACAGTAAAATGCAGAAGCAGGTTCCTATTAAAAGGTAGATAACAGGTGTTACCGGGTAAAGCCATGTCTTATAAGGTCTTTCGAGTTCCGGTTGTTTCATTCTTAAATAAATAACTCCAAATACGGTAATCATATAAAACAGAACAATTACGAAAGAAATCATATCCAATAAATTCCCGTACTGTCCGCTCAAACAAAGAATTGAAGCCCACACACCCTGCATCCAAAGTGCATTTTCCGGAACTTCATTTTTATTATTTTTTTCGGCTGATTTAAAGAACATTCCGTCTTTTGCCATAGTCTGAAAAACTCTTGCTCCCGCCAAAATCAATCCGTTATTACATCCAAATGTAGAAATCATTACCAATAGAGCAATGATAATAGTACCAGCACTTCCAAAAATATTCTGTGAAGCCGCTACTGCTACTCTGTCATTAGCTGCAAAAGCAATTCCGTCTCTGTCCAATGCATTTAGGTATACATAGTTTACCGCTATATAAAGGATCATAACAGCAGAAGTACCATAAATCATTGACTTCACTACATTCTTCTTCGGATTTTCAATTTCCCCGGAAACAAATGTTACACTTTCCCAGGCAACAGAACTGAAAACAGAACCTACCATCGCGGCTGCAATTCCCCCCAGAAGAGTCATCCCACCAATAGGTTCCCAGCCTTCTTTGAGAAAATTACCACTTATATCTTTTTTCAGGTTATTAAAAGAATCCGTACCCCAGCTAAAGTTTTCTGCTAAATGAGAGATATCTACCAATATAAAACCGGCAGCAATCAAACCTATTAATGCAATAATTTTGGAACCGGTAAAGATGTTCTGAAGAATTTTACCACTCTCTACTCCTCTGGTATTAATATAGGTAAGCAGCAGAATTACACCAATGGCCAGAATCTGTATCCATGTAATTTTAAATTCACCGCTTTGAAAAATAGGTGCAGCATCGTTGAGTGAAGGAATCAGATACGCTGTAAATTTTCCAAAAGCCATTGCCACTGCAGCAATTGTTCCGGTTTGTATTACTGTAAACAATCCCCATCCGTAAAGGAATCCCATTCTTTTACCAAAAATTTCTTTGAGATAGGTATATTGCCCTCCCGCTTTTGGAAATAATGCGGACAG
This region of Chryseobacterium culicis genomic DNA includes:
- a CDS encoding type VI secretion system baseplate subunit TssF; translated protein: MNLDQNIYSKESVKARMLQNATKVWGLRSPQSLDPFVKLLIDAFSTEVFKANNEIQTVNARILEKLAKLLTPSIYTHPIPAHSVAFTQPYESSEVLLEHTEFFFRKQMTSTVKSESDKQLNIPFTPVGNVRINKVHTSIMFVGNTCYSIDDRFNKIPIARFQGRPEDYRKITIGVDVSKYVSENFPKYLSIFCSNPAFEHLDFVYKLLPYITVSSNGNPLFVREGLSYLTESQNDGYEQMFKEQSIRNKVIEDIKSIYRHKFIEVTGISQSLFSEPGQLPQNLDFLAGKEEITKFLDNKSYLWLTFEFPPQFSAEILDNFSFVLNAFPVYNRGWKKTEYSLDIMGNNIPLVTDEGEHFLYVDEVQDGDGRKYTEIPFTPADDLKKGLYTVRKGGMERFTSRNAVDMIANVLELTRDEIAAFSLLNRDNVKGVLSEMSDKMKTMVQKVNNAKRNIRQELNYVIMEPVEKTDHTYAAFWITHCTLANHMRPGTELSNQLKSQTVVLLTETLGGAEEQKGTDSIQAYKYALTTRDKIISLEDVKNYCRMILKDEVREVRVRRGTMISNKPKEGFVRTVEVEIIPQNYSFYGRAYWENMANIIRNQIIAKAIDGIEYIVRINNEDVDFQDM
- a CDS encoding GPW/gp25 family protein; translated protein: MDTPNYRMPFVPSTLMTEGGSIDTCDMGESIAHNIMLLITTKKGENRYDENYGNDVWNLEFDNGVTSAIWESVFIKSLRRQIQEYEPRIVNPQIDAHIQFVEHSYDTKEHTEIKKKVRIAINAKMEESGERFSFSTELFLSPMSID
- a CDS encoding APC family permease; protein product: MQKKLKLWDAIMLVMGSMIGSGIFIVSADMMRNLGSGYWLIVVWIITGIMTVAAAISYGELSALFPKAGGQYTYLKEIFGKRMGFLYGWGLFTVIQTGTIAAVAMAFGKFTAYLIPSLNDAAPIFQSGEFKITWIQILAIGVILLLTYINTRGVESGKILQNIFTGSKIIALIGLIAAGFILVDISHLAENFSWGTDSFNNLKKDISGNFLKEGWEPIGGMTLLGGIAAAMVGSVFSSVAWESVTFVSGEIENPKKNVVKSMIYGTSAVMILYIAVNYVYLNALDRDGIAFAANDRVAVAASQNIFGSAGTIIIALLVMISTFGCNNGLILAGARVFQTMAKDGMFFKSAEKNNKNEVPENALWMQGVWASILCLSGQYGNLLDMISFVIVLFYMITVFGVIYLRMKQPELERPYKTWLYPVTPVIYLLIGTCFCILLLIYKQQYTWPGFILVLLGLPVYYFINRKKANA